In Naumovozyma dairenensis CBS 421 chromosome 2, complete genome, the following are encoded in one genomic region:
- the OM45 gene encoding Om45p (similar to Saccharomyces cerevisiae OM45 (YIL136W); ancestral locus Anc_2.219) translates to MSSRLVIGTTAATIATLTSYILYNNNKTNTSLPARVRNKDNPIYITFEKLQDLNSSSNTNYNKKLVKYHLPPYSEHWSSKLKQGIQDDLSALKTTFWNPSSQHMETEQERQIRDDLQNKKKYALSQYNDAVKAFNEFIDNSKYNNKEWLYNSVKNQVIDAKEALDQAIYNMNHQENNSSILRPKKVNVDAVANQGVFGWGDTAQEFAREELEQNGNPTPSTTSANETLNKFTKKAKDKGWFTSNDNKVEKPDLEDEKLMAEGALKGLEGWGENAAQFAKDEYEDIKWQFSNSTEKLNGKIDEATQKLNEAQRKVNETKQKWWEFGEKKNDELYKEAQRQYENAKVELDNANKSLQDWNDKISGKFWEKTDKSIDSLKKGSNEVNESVQRNMNKAQDYVQDKK, encoded by the coding sequence atgTCTTCAAGATTAGTTATCGGTACCACTGCGGCAACTATAGCTACCCTAACAAGTTATATCCtatacaacaacaacaaaaccAACACTAGTTTACCTGCAAGAGTCagaaataaagataatCCAATCTACATAACATTCGAGAAGTTACAAGATTTGAACTCCTCCTCAAACACAaattacaacaaaaaaCTTGTCAAATATCACCTCCCACCATATTCAGAACATTGGTCATCTAAATTAAAACAGGGAATCCAAGATGATCTATCAGCCTTGAAGACTACTTTTTGGAACCCCTCTTCTCAACATATGGAAACTGAACAAGAAAGACAAATAAGAGATGATCTtcaaaacaagaaaaaatatgcaTTAAGTCAATATAATGACGCAGTCAAAGcattcaatgaattcattgataactcaaaatataataacaaagAATGGTTATACAATAGTGTCAAGAATCAAGTAATTGATGCAAAAGAAGCACTAGATCAAGCCATATATAACATGAACCATCAAGAAAACAATTCCTCAATTTTGAGGCCCAAGAAGGTGAATGTGGATGCTGTGGCAAATCAAGGGGTTTTCGGATGGGGTGATACCGCTCAAGAATTCGCTAGAGAGGAATTAGAACAAAATGGTAATCCAACTCCTTCCACTACTAGTGCTAACGAaactttaaataaattcacCAAAAAGGCTAAAGACAAAGGTTGGTTTACATCAAATGATAACAAGGTAGAAAAACCAGATCTTGAGGATGAGAAATTGATGGCTGAAGGAGCTTTGAAAGGTTTGGAAGGTTGGGGTGAAAATGCTGCTCAATTTGCTAAGgatgaatatgaagatattaaatGGCAATTCTCAAATTCCacagaaaaattaaatggtaaaattgatgaagctacacaaaaattgaatgaagCACAGAGGAAAGTTAATGAAACAAAGCAAAAATGGTGGGAATTTGgggaaaagaaaaatgatgaacTTTATAAAGAAGCTCAAAGACAATATGAAAATGCAAAAGTAGAATTAGATAATGCAAATAAATCTTTACAAGATTGGAATGATAAAATATCGGGTAAATTTTGGGAGAAAACtgataaatcaattgacAGTTTGAAAAAGGGTTCCAATGAAGTAAATGAATCTgttcaaagaaatatgaATAAAGCACAAGATTATGTTCAAgataagaaataa
- the TMA108 gene encoding Tma108p (similar to Saccharomyces cerevisiae TMA108 (YIL137C); ancestral locus Anc_2.217): MATPLSIQNGFNIDQYNLQLDIDPSKTNFKGIVTIAATLLTNATSLKEIKLHSKNLAVTSAHILYSTKDDSKTNLSINYDEINQLVILKPENNAQSLSLSSTTFEIQLSYTGSINETSTYGVFKTLLKNNSKKDNFIIATHCQPSFARYIFPCIDELSSKSVIELSIITTKGLTVLSNAPIEQVVEKKSVRSNCTLTTFNKTPLMTTSLFGFVISNQLEVITAKIPSSSSSPESKDFSVSVYSPIRINDATFTLDTIQKYVPLLEKFFQFNFASIFKNGFKTKLDFVLLPNLADMAMENFGLIVIQMNHLLLTPHQLANDSLRNQLEQLIVHELVHQWIGNYISFDSWEHMWFNESFATWLAIHLTNSGNEMHEDSSSYWYDDQYLIGMIDSQLNNVHNHSLSSMTIHQNSAMIKEENEKKRKDILVTNDVFDNDSYIKGIIMLRSLQLTIQQQEDGNHVDLLSNAFASLFQQEKTENNNLHLKPCKLMDIWNQIGKYLKSENIPNFISSWTRLPGFPLLSVKQDEDDSKKTKLIQNRFLDGYAPLDKIENVPYHIPLLIKLPMDNKLDYENVLMTDRTLTLNHPIFLCNNESQAMYRVSYESEIYYDQFISNTTTTTTTIGGSTTLDRINLIKILKDLSAIINNVHYCKPIHIKGLFKITNHLIDQLKDRDAHDDNLWEPLSIAMSILLNLERCYSKYSGDYYDNEKKFNEIVEKLVGESSTINWELTKSRRYEAFELETLSYISIIFKNHPEIIKINEKYYDLLRSDNLKISGNLIPFKLIGSIFLVNVEQFTNGKQWKRFINYAKDYDRLMANVRLEGESSKEVQELFHHELWSYAGYTNKTEEVVMKVLNYIDSNLELELVPLILEGISSNFNRVVVASKKQESDCSDVSLSVGDIFWKWFMDNFNKWTNKCKNNKSMADNFHTLISIAFDYRSTESKNILIEDFIESYKGQEDIYKLLRTTRKVMKKDQELPLAVLKALTPLS, translated from the coding sequence ATGGCTACTCCCCTCTCAATTCAAAACGGATTTAATATTGACCAATACAATTTACAATTGGACATTGACCCATCAAAGACAAATTTTAAAGGGATAGTGACCATTGCTGCAACTTTATTGACAAATGCAACTAGTTTAAAGGAAATTAAACTACACTCTAAAAATTTGGCGGTTACTTCTGCTCATATTCTTTACTCTACCAAAGATGATAGTAAAACAAACTTGTCAATCAACtatgatgaaattaatcaattagTCATATTAAAACCGGAAAACAATGCGCAATCATTATCGCtttcatcaacaacatTTGAGATTCAACTATCCTATACTGGTTCGATAAATGAAACATCAACTTATGGTGTTTTTAAAACATTGTTAAAAAACAACAGTAAGAAagataatttcattattgcCACCCATTGTCAACCTTCATTTGCAAGATACATTTTCCCTTGCATCGATGAATTATCCTCAAAATCTGTCATTGAATTATCTATTATTACCACAAAGGGTTTGACTGTATTATCAAACGCACCAATTGAACAAGTtgttgaaaagaaaagcGTGCGTTCCAATTGTACATTAACAACTTTTAATAAAACACCTTTGATGACTACATCTTTATTTGGATTTGTTATAAGTAATCAACTTGAAGTTATTACCGCAAAAATcccatcatcatcatcatcacccGAAAGTAAAGATTTCTCAGTGTCTGTATATTCACCAATTCGAATTAATGATGCCACATTCACATTGGATACCATTCAAAAATATGTTCCACTCTTGGagaaatttttccaattcaattttgcatcaatatttaaaaatggTTTTAAAACGAAATTAgattttgtattattaccaaattTAGCAGACATGGCAATGGAAAATTTCGGTTTGATTGTGATTCAAATGAATCATCTTTTATTAACTCCACATCAATTAGCTAATGAttctttaagaaatcaattaGAACAATTGATTGTTCATGAGTTAGTCCATCAATGGATAGgtaattatatttcatttgattCATGGGAACATATGTGGtttaatgaatcatttgCAACATGGTTAGCCATCCATTTAACAAATTCTGGAAATGAAATGCATGAAGATTCATCTTCTTATTGGTATGATGATCAATATTTGATTGGTATGATAGATTCTCAATTAAATAACGTACATAACCATTCACTATCATCTATGACTATTCATCAAAATTCAGCGATGattaaagaagagaatgaaaaaaagaGGAAAGATATACTAGTGACAAATGATGTATTTGACAATGATTCATACATAAAGGGGATCATAATGTTAAGATCTTTACAATTAACTattcaacaacaagaagatgGAAATCATGTTGATTTATTGAGTAACGCATTTGCATCATTGTTTCAGCAAGAAAAAACAGAGAATAACAATTTACATTTGAAACCATGTAAACTTATGGATATTTGGAATCAAATTGGTAAATACTTAAAATCTGAAAATATACCAAATTTCATCAGTTCATGGACAAGATTGCCTGGGTTCCCATTACTTTCTGTAAAgcaagatgaagatgactCCAAGAAAACgaaattgattcaaaataGATTTCTAGATGGTTATGCCCCACTTGATaagattgaaaatgttCCATATCATATcccattattaattaaattaccaatggataataaattagattATGAAAATGTCTTGATGACTGATAGAACATTGACTTTAAATCATCCAATTTTCTtatgtaataatgaatctCAAGCCATGTATAGAGTTTCGTATGAATCAGAAATTTATTATGATCAATTCATCTCcaatactactactactactactactattgGTGGTTCCACCACATTGGATCGTATCAATTTAATtaagattttgaaagatttgtctgccattattaataatgtaCATTATTGTAAACCCATTCATATTAAGGGgcttttcaaaattacaaaCCATTTGattgatcaattgaaagatcGTGATGCTCATGATGATAACCTTTGGGAACCACTTTCAATAGCAATGAGTATCTTATTGAACCTTGAAAGATGCTATTCTAAATATTCTGGAGATTACTATGATAAtgagaaaaaatttaatgagATAGTTGAGAAATTAGTAGGTGAAAGTAGTACAATTAATTGGGAGTTAACTAAATCAAGAAGATATGAAGCATTTGAATTGGAAACTTTGTCATACATttctataattttcaaGAATCATCCTGAAATAATTAAgatcaatgaaaaatattatgatTTATTGAGAAGTGATAACCTAAAAATTAGTGGTAATTTAATTCCGTTTAAATTAATTGGCAGTATATTTCTTGTTAATGTGGAACAATTTACTAACGGTAAACAATGGAAAAGGTTTATTAATTATGCTAAAGATTATGATAGATTGATGGCTAACGTCAGACTAGAGGGTGAGAGCAGTAAGGAAGTTCAAGAGCTTTTCCATCATGAACTTTGGAGTTATGCAGGATATACGAATAAGACTGAAGAAGTTGTTATGAAAGttttgaattatattgATTCTAATTTAGAGTTGGAATTAGTTCCTCTAATTCTAGAAGGTATTTCCTCCAATTTTAATCGCGTTGTTGTTGCATCGAAGAAACAAGAATCTGATTGCAGTGATGTGAGTTTAAGTGTTGGAGATATCTTTTGGAAATGGTTCATGGATAATTTCAACAAATGGACCAATAAATgtaagaataataaaagcATGGCAGACAATTTCCATACGTTAATATCTATAGCATTTGATTATCGTTCAACTGAATCTAAGAACATCctaattgaagattttatCGAATCATACAAGGGTCAAGAAGATATCTATAAATTATTGAGAACTACTCGAAAGGTAATGAAGAAGGACCAAGAACTTCCACTTGCTGTCCTCAAGGCCCTTACACCATTGTCATAG
- the TPM2 gene encoding tropomyosin TPM2 (similar to Saccharomyces cerevisiae TPM2 (YIL138C) and TPM1 (YNL079C); ancestral locus Anc_2.215): MDKIREKLNNLKLEAESWQEKYEELKEQFKQVEQENIEKENEIKSLSTKNQQLEDEVEKLEDELKETKLLAEDSTNLKSNNENFTKKNQDLEEELEESDAKLKETIEKLRESDLNAEQLGRKVIALEEERDDWEKKHEEITAKYEEAQKELDEIAASLENL, translated from the coding sequence ATGGATAAGATTAGagagaaattaaataacTTGAAATTGGAAGCTGAATCATGGCAAGAAAAGtatgaagaattgaaagaacaattcaaacaagttgaacaagaaaacatagaaaaggaaaatgaaatcaaatctTTGTCCACTAAGAATcaacaattagaagatgaagtggaaaaattagaagatgaattgaagGAGACTAAATTATTAGCAGAAGACTCAActaatttgaaatcaaataatgaaaatttcactaagaaaaatcaagatttagaagaagaattggaagaaaGTGATGCTAAATTGAAGgaaactattgaaaaattaagagAATCTGATTTGAATGCTGAACAATTAGGTAGAAAAGTGATCGCtttggaagaagaaagagatgATTGGGAAAAGAAACATGAAGAAATTACTGCCAAATATGAAGAAGCTCAAAAGGAATTGGATGAAATTGCTGCCTctttagaaaatttataa
- the REV7 gene encoding Rev7p (similar to Saccharomyces cerevisiae REV7 (YIL139C); ancestral locus Anc_2.211), giving the protein MNKWITKWLKIYLKSYINLILYYRNVYPSTTFDFTTYQTFNLPQFTPINRHPQLQSYIEELILDLLSKLNHIYHISLCIINKSNEICVEKYVLDFGEFKHITTTTNNARDDGDDDEDNQILSESEVFDEFRSSLNSLISHLEKLPKIKDNMVTFQIVINAVELQLGHHPHYSLNHESINNENELLQFDRDVNWVKCKEDENLPKYDYTTTRNNNNHELNQPRIKMSSLVGCDVGPMIIHQFSERLILRASLNGDDNEDEDEDVYLNNDVNNKDGFSSLDSFP; this is encoded by the coding sequence atgaacAAATGGATAACTAAGTGGCTCAAAATATATCTTAAATCATACATAAatctaatattatattatagaaACGTATACCCATCTACAACGTTCGATTTTACTACATATCAAACATTCAATTTACCTCAATTCACCCCTATTAATAGACATCCACAATTACAATCATacattgaagaattaatcTTGGATCTATTATCTAAATTGAATCATATTTACCATATTTCCCTTTgtatcattaataaatcCAACGAAATTTGTGTTGAGAAATATGTCCTAGATTTTGGAGAATTTAAACATATCACAACCACAACAAATAACGCCAGagatgatggtgatgatgatgaagataacCAAATTCTAAGTGAATCAGAAGTATTCGATGAATTTAGATCAAGTTTGAATAGTTTAATTTCtcatttggaaaaattacctaaaattaaagataatatGGTAACTTTCCAGATTGTTATTAACGCAGTGGAATTACAATTAGGGCATCATCCTCATTATTCTTTGAATCatgaatcaattaataatgagaATGAGCTTTTACAATTTGATAGGGACGTTAATTGGGTTAAATGTAAAGAAGACGAAAATTTACCAAAATACGATTATACTACTACcagaaacaacaacaatcatGAATTAAATCAACCGAGGATTAAAATGTCTTCTCTTGTTGGTTGTGATGTTGGTCCCATGattattcatcaattttcTGAAAGATTAATCCTAAGAGCCAGTTTAAATGGggatgataatgaagatgaagatgaagatgtatatttaaataatgatgttaataataaagatggaTTTAGTAGTTTAGATTCGTTCCCCTAA
- the AXL2 gene encoding Axl2p (similar to Saccharomyces cerevisiae AXL2 (YIL140W); ancestral locus Anc_2.208) has protein sequence MINYNQRSLLLVIVSLFYLLIFKDTSIFVQSLPYEAYPVNKQLPPVARINEQFQFQISNDTYKSNVDKSSQISYQTFNLPSWLTFNSESRTISGTPSSSVLHNDIDTFYFNFILEGTDSADNMAINNTYQLVVTNKKSIEIASDFNLLALLKNYGNTNGKDGLIISPNEIFNITFDRSAFTDRDSIVAFYGRSKQYNAPLPNWLFFDSNTLKFSGTAPVVNSLIAPEMYYDLTLIATDIEGYAGIELPFELVIGAHQLTTSIQNTLIINVTDSGTFNYDIPLNYIFLDDEEISSSDLGSIQLVDAPNWVTLSNSTLSGSLPSDLLDSSYNGTFSVSVYDKYGDVIYLNFEVVSTTDLFAVSSLPNINATRGEWFQSSFLPSQFTDFDNTNVSIFFPNTTETHDWLSFQLSNLTLQGDTPMDFISLELGVKAEKKSKSQDLTFTIIGMDPKSKNHSSSSSTTTKNSTSSHSSTVITTRSSSTSSSHSSTSSFTATITSSSSSSSSSSSSSSAAVAAVTRNTNNSNSKTIAIACGVAIPVGVIIIVIILFFLFWRRKNEKKNSDNENKNNDIENGPPFAPVTPLNNPFDDDDDNDDKKNKDPSMRGISDLRELPLDNSSFSSNSSRSSSINDEKLPYNDPLNSQSQEILIPKTESHNSLIFDPNNMSSSLYMNMLPSNKKSWKYNSKLSPTIISHSNRDSSISLNTVTTSELLNTELSNDSPIPKDPKKSTLGLRDSVFWSSNSMKQQKGISTMTPSSSISFTNNSNGKNNNKNNNVLPSLSELTYPEPARHASNNDNQSNRTPRTVVSSSSSDDFIPVKDGNNFKWIHSNDVNRKPSKKRLVKFPNKGIVNIGQVKHFEGHVPEEI, from the coding sequence atgataaattataatCAACGTTCGCTTTTACTGGTGATAGTATCACTTttctatttattaatattcaaagacACTTCAATATTTGTTCAATCATTACCATATGAGGCATACCCAGTGAATAAACAATTACCTCCTGTTGCAAGAATTAATGAAcaattccaattccaaatatcaaatgataCGTACAAATCTAACGTAGATAAATCTTCACAAATATCATACCAAACTTTCAATTTACCAAGTTGGTTAACGTTCAATTCAGAATCTCGTACAATTTCTGGTacaccttcttcttcagttttACACAATGACATTGATACattttatttcaatttcatcttgGAAGGTACCGATTCGGCTGATAACATGGctataaataatacatatCAATTAGTAgtaacaaacaaaaaaagtaTAGAAATAGCCTcagatttcaatttactagctcttttgaaaaattatggTAACACTAATGGGAAAGATGGTCTAATCATATCACccaatgaaatatttaacaTCACTTTTGATAGATCTGCCTTCACAGATAGAGATTCCATAGTAGCATTTTATGGTCGTTCCAAGCAATATAATGCTCCATTACCAAATTGGTTATTTTTCGATTCAaatactttgaaatttaGTGGGACTGCTCCCGTTgtcaattctttaatagCTCCTGAAATGTATTATGATTTAACTTTGATTGCAACCGATATCGAAGGTTACGCAGGTATTGAATTACCATTCGAATTAGTTATTGGGGCTCATCAATTGACTACATCCATTCAAAACACTTTAATCATTAATGTCACTGATTCAGGAACCTTTAATTATGACATCCcattaaattatatattcttagatgatgaagaaatctCATCTAGTGATTTAGGATCCATTCAATTAGTCGACGCTCCAAATTGGGTCACTTTAAGTAATTCAACATTATCAGGATCATTACCTAGCGATCTATTAGATTCTTCATATAATGGTACCTTCTCAGTTTCTGTTTACGATAAATATGGTGatgttatttatttaaactTCGAAGTAGTTTCCACTACTGACCTATTTGCTGTATCATCGTTGCCAAATATTAATGCCACTCGTGGTGAATGGTTCCAATCTAGTTTTTTACCATCACAATTCACTGATTTTGATAACACTAATGTATCAATTTTCTTCCCGAATACCACCGAAACTCATGATTGGTTAAGTTTCCAACTATCAAATTTGACTTTACAAGGTGATACCCCAATGGATTTCATCTCTTTGGAATTAGGTGTCAAAgcagaaaaaaaatcaaaatctcAAGATTTAACTTTTACAATTATAGGTATGGATCCTAAATCTAAAAAtcattcatcatcatcgtcaaCTACTACTAAAAATAGTACTTCCAGTCATTCGTCAACAGTAATAACAACACGTTCTTCTTCCACTTCTTCATCCCATTCTTCAACGTCATCTTTCACAGCCACAATAacctcctcctcctcctcctcctcctcctcatcgtcatcgtctTCAGCAGCAGTAGCAGCAGTTACTAGAAACACAAATAACTCTAATTCTAAGACTATTGCCATTGCATGTGGTGTCGCCATTCCAGTTGGTGTTATAATTATCGTAATTATactatttttcttattttggAGACGCAAAAATGAGAAAAAGAAttctgataatgaaaacaaaaataatgacaTAGAAAATGGCCCACCATTTGCTCCAGTTACTCCTTTGAATAATccatttgatgatgatgatgataatgatgataagaagaataaagaCCCATCGATGAGAGGTATCTCTGATTTACGTGAGCTACCATTAGATAATTCATCCTTTTCAAGCAATTCTTCTCgatcttcatcaattaatgatgaaaaattacctTATAATGATCCATTAAATTCACAAAGTCAAGAAATCTTAATACCAAAGACAGAATCTCATAATAGTTTAATCTTTGATCCTAATAATatgtcatcatcattatatatgaatatgcttccatcaaataaaaaatcatggaaatataattcaaaattatctCCTACGATAATATCACATTCTAATAGAGACAGTTctatttcattaaatacTGTCACCACTtcagaattattaaatactGAACTTTCAAATGATTCACCAATACCGAAAGATCCTAAGAAATCTACATTAGGTTTAAGAGATTCTGTATTTTGGAGTTCAAACTCAatgaaacaacaaaaagGAATTTCAACGATGACTCCATCATCATCGATATCATTCacaaataatagtaatggtaaaaacaataataaaaataataatgttctACCATCATTATCGGAATTAACATATCCTGAACCAGCAAGACATGCAAGCAATAATGATAACCAAAGTAATCGAACACCACGAACTGTAgtatcatcttcttcaagtGATGATTTTATTCCAGTTAAAGATGgaaataattttaaatgGATACATTCCAATGATGTTAATAGGAAACCAAGTAAGAAAAGATTAGTAAAATTTCCTAATAAGGGTATAGTTAATATTGGGCAAGTGAAACATTTTGAAGGCCATGTCCCAGAAGAAATATGA
- the END3 gene encoding End3p (similar to Saccharomyces cerevisiae END3 (YNL084C); ancestral locus Anc_2.207) produces MPKLEQFEIKKYWQIFSGLKPVENKVTHDQVLPILYNSKLDSSILNKIWFLADIDDDDNLDFEEFVICMRLIFDMVNKNIEKVPDELPEWLIPGSKAKLVKERMKMKQQENADIPKKEPPKMDWYMSPEDKTLYEDLWNSCTKFTDGTATFPALTIVLKSKFFNIGTSDFSKIWELINPKNLASIDKDPALLFIHCLRQRNDVNAAIPKELPPALANICNKQTIKYDLDSNQPNLTRPTTTAPITTNTDNESPSTSDAEIKRLENKLKELDTKSEAKRNQPVASSTSSIDPERLNVVREQFEGLLDYLRQQTLNNASNAQPPSADIRVITEDLDSIEQQVKVLENYLTKKKDELQSLKQEIQSHSN; encoded by the coding sequence ATGCCTAAATTAGAACAGtttgaaatcaaaaaatacTGGCAAATCTTTTCAGGTTTGAAACCAGTAGAAAACAAAGTGACTCATGATCAAGTATTACCCATTCTTTACAATTCCAAATTAGATTCATCCATCTTAAACAAGATTTGGTTTCTTgctgatattgatgatgatgataacttggattttgaagaattcgTCATCTGTATGAGATTGATCTTTGATATGGTTAAcaagaatattgaaaaagtaCCTGATGAATTACCTGAATGGTTAATCCCAGGAAGTAAAGCTAAATTagttaaagaaagaatgaaaatgaaacagCAGGAAAATGCTGATATCCCAAAGAAGGAACCTCCAAAGATGGATTGGTATATGTCTCCAGAAGATAAAACATTATATGAAGATTTATGGAATTCTTGTACTAAATTCACAGATGGTACTGCGACATTTCCAGCTTTAACAATCGTTTTGAAAagtaaattttttaatattggAACTAGCGATTTCTCGAAGATTTGGGAACTAATTAATCCAAAAAATTTAGCTTCTATTGATAAAGATCCAGCTCTATTGTTCATTCATTGTCTAAGGCAACGTAATGATGTTAATGCTGCAATTCCAAAGGAATTACCTCCGGCGTTGGCtaatatttgtaataaacaaacaattaaatatgATTTGGATTCAAATCAACCAAACCTTACTAGGCCAACCACGACTGCTCCAATAACTACAAACACAGATAATGAATCACCTTCAACAAGTGACGCTGAGATTAAAAgattagaaaataaattgaaagagCTAGATACAAAATCAGAAGCCAAAAGGAATCAACCTGTAGCATCATCCACTTCATCTATAGACCCAGAGAGATTAAATGTAGTAAGGGAACAATTTGAAGGTCTCTTGGATTATCTAAGACAACAAACATTAAACAATGCATCAAATGCTCAACCGCCATCGGCAGATATTAGAGTCATAACTGAAGATTTAGATAGTATTGAACAGCAAGTAAAGgttttagaaaattatttgactaaaaagaaagatgaaTTGCAATCAttaaaacaagaaattcaaTCTCATTCCAACTAG